The following proteins are co-located in the Labrys monachus genome:
- a CDS encoding acetoacetate--CoA ligase has product MSSSEQPLWSPSPERVAGTQIMAFVAAANARHGLSLGNFRDLHRWSVEHAPDFWNLAWDEFGVRGEKGSRLAADLDRMPGARFFPDATLNFAENLLPRRDEAPALVFQGEDKASLTLSWRELHDLVSRLQQAMRAAGVGPGDRVAAMMPNRPETIAIMLAAASIGAIFSSCSPDFGERGVLDRFGQIGPSLFFAVDGYWYAGKCIDNGEKITAIAPQMAARTIVVPYLGEAAAIAARVAGGQSLDAFLAPFEAAPVDFAPMPFNHPLFILYSSGTTGVPKCIVHGAGGTLLQLVKEHRLHCDLRPGDRSFYFTTCGWMMWNWLVAGLANGETLLLFDGSPFHPAPTVLFDFAARERAALFGTSAKYIDAARKAGLTPRLTHDLSALRLMTSTGSPLSPEGFGWVYEAVKEDLHLASISGGTDIVSCFVLGDPTSPVWSGEIQAPGLGMAVDVWNDEGRPVRMEKGELVCIRPFPSMPVMFWNDPDGAKYRAAYFERFDNVWHHGDFAEWTTHGGLIIHGRSDATLNPGGVRIGTAELYAQVEKIPEVLEAIAIGQDWDGDVRIVLFVRLREETALDAALADRIKRQIRSGASPRHVPAKILQVSDIPRTKSGKITELAVRDVVAGRSVKNQEALANPEALALYRDLPELKG; this is encoded by the coding sequence ATGTCCTCTTCCGAACAGCCCCTTTGGTCCCCCTCCCCCGAGCGGGTGGCAGGCACGCAGATCATGGCCTTCGTCGCGGCAGCCAATGCGCGGCACGGCCTGTCCCTGGGAAATTTCCGCGACCTGCATCGCTGGTCGGTCGAACACGCGCCCGATTTCTGGAACCTGGCCTGGGACGAATTCGGCGTGAGGGGCGAGAAGGGCAGCCGCCTCGCCGCCGATCTCGACCGCATGCCCGGCGCGCGGTTCTTTCCAGACGCGACGCTCAATTTCGCCGAGAACCTGCTGCCGCGGCGCGACGAGGCGCCGGCCCTCGTCTTCCAGGGCGAGGACAAGGCGAGCCTCACGCTGAGCTGGCGCGAACTGCACGACCTCGTCTCCCGACTCCAGCAGGCGATGCGCGCGGCCGGCGTCGGGCCGGGCGACCGCGTCGCCGCCATGATGCCGAACCGGCCGGAGACCATCGCCATCATGCTGGCGGCCGCCTCGATCGGCGCGATCTTCTCGTCCTGCTCGCCCGATTTCGGCGAGCGCGGCGTGCTCGACCGCTTCGGGCAGATCGGGCCCAGCCTGTTCTTCGCCGTCGACGGCTACTGGTATGCGGGAAAATGCATCGACAATGGCGAGAAGATCACCGCGATCGCCCCGCAGATGGCGGCCAGGACGATCGTGGTGCCCTATCTCGGCGAAGCTGCCGCGATCGCCGCAAGGGTGGCGGGCGGGCAGAGCCTCGACGCCTTCCTCGCGCCCTTCGAGGCGGCGCCCGTCGACTTCGCGCCCATGCCGTTCAACCATCCCCTGTTCATCCTCTATTCCTCCGGCACGACGGGCGTGCCCAAATGCATCGTGCACGGAGCCGGCGGCACCCTGCTGCAGCTCGTCAAGGAACACCGGCTCCATTGCGACCTGCGGCCGGGAGACCGCAGCTTCTATTTCACCACCTGCGGCTGGATGATGTGGAACTGGCTGGTCGCCGGCCTCGCCAATGGCGAGACCCTGCTGCTGTTCGACGGCTCCCCCTTCCACCCGGCGCCGACCGTGCTGTTCGATTTCGCGGCGCGCGAACGGGCGGCCCTGTTCGGCACCTCGGCCAAATATATCGATGCCGCCCGCAAGGCCGGGCTGACGCCGCGCCTGACGCACGACCTCTCCGCCCTCCGCCTCATGACCTCGACCGGATCGCCGCTCTCGCCCGAGGGCTTCGGCTGGGTGTACGAGGCGGTGAAGGAGGATCTGCATCTCGCCTCGATTTCGGGCGGCACCGACATCGTGTCCTGCTTCGTGCTGGGCGACCCGACGAGCCCGGTCTGGTCCGGCGAAATCCAGGCCCCCGGCCTCGGCATGGCGGTCGATGTGTGGAACGACGAAGGCCGGCCGGTGCGCATGGAGAAGGGCGAACTCGTCTGCATCCGCCCCTTCCCCTCGATGCCCGTGATGTTCTGGAACGATCCCGACGGCGCCAAATACCGCGCCGCCTATTTCGAGCGCTTCGACAATGTCTGGCACCATGGCGATTTCGCCGAATGGACCACGCATGGCGGCCTGATCATCCATGGCCGGTCGGACGCCACCCTCAATCCCGGCGGCGTCCGCATCGGCACGGCCGAGCTCTACGCCCAGGTCGAGAAGATCCCGGAGGTGCTGGAAGCCATCGCCATCGGCCAGGATTGGGACGGCGACGTCCGCATCGTGCTGTTCGTGCGCCTTCGCGAGGAGACCGCCCTCGACGCCGCCCTGGCCGACCGCATCAAGCGCCAGATCCGCAGCGGCGCGTCGCCGCGCCACGTGCCCGCGAAGATCCTGCAGGTCTCCGACATTCCGCGCACCAAATCGGGCAAGATCACCGAGCTT